One window from the genome of Myxococcales bacterium encodes:
- the thiS gene encoding sulfur carrier protein ThiS yields MTAASIEVWINGQERAVPPGLSVAELIAHVGITGARVAVERNRAIVPRVEHATTRVEAGDRFELVTFVGGG; encoded by the coding sequence GTGACCGCGGCATCGATTGAGGTTTGGATCAACGGTCAGGAGCGCGCTGTGCCGCCTGGCCTATCGGTGGCCGAGCTGATTGCCCACGTCGGCATCACCGGCGCTCGCGTCGCGGTTGAGCGCAATCGCGCCATCGTCCCGCGCGTCGAGCACGCCACCACGCGGGTTGAGGCGGGCGACCGCTTCGAGCTCGTCACCTTTGTCGGAGGAGGATAG